DNA sequence from the Pomacea canaliculata isolate SZHN2017 linkage group LG7, ASM307304v1, whole genome shotgun sequence genome:
GAGTGGACTATATCGACTTCTGCATTTGGTTTGACGATTTTATTCTATGGTCTTTGCCTAAAAATTTGATCGAAGACATAtgttgaaatttattaatatgtttattaaagtcgattttattttatcttttgcgTTTCCTTCAGCTTGATAAAGGAGACCTGCACCCTGTtaattatagatatataaaaaaacaaaacaaatctgtacattaaattttaaaaaaggtatttataaaacttaaaatataaattgtttcattctttttattaaatagaAAGAGTGGACTATGTATGCAGGTTCTTGAATCATGTGTAACAGTCTACATTGTCACATGCATTTAAAGACTTGATtgacgagagagaaaaaaatagtcacaGTAGGTTTTAGTTTATATATTTAAGTCGTCTGAGCATAATAGTGGCAATCTGCAGACTGTAGACTTTAGaatcattacaaaacaaagaaatatttaaaccttaaatatattattatactttatctgtttttcaatctgtttaaaCAAATAGAGAGAGTGAAGAACTTTATAGGAAATcggtaacttttttttaattttctcgaaaaaaaacccaatttaAACAGCTTTAATACTTTTAcaggatatatttttattttaattacttgttaatattattgtgaAACGCGAAGGTTAAATTTGTCGAAACTGATTGACCTTTACAAAATATTGCTCACCGGTAAATTAGACAGTAAACCTACAACTCCACAATGTCGCTAGATAAAGGCGATGATTGAAGACTGTTTGTGTAGGACATGacttacaaatataaaaatgactaGACATGAGGAAATGGCACGCCATTGTTTTTCAATTCACTTACAGTAAACCTGCAACTCCAGAGTGTCGCTCGTGAGACTTGTTGATTGAAGATTTCCTGCATTGTACATGGCCTCGCACTTCACATGACTCCCATTGTGTGCCCTGGTCACTTTGTCTATCCTCAGCTCATTTCCATTAGATACACCTCcggcattttctggccacgtgacGTTGTATAGAGTCCATTTTCTGTACCCACACTTTAATGTTACATTCGTTCCTTCATCGAAAGGATACATTATTTCGCCTGGATGGATTAGTAGAGAAGGtgctgttgaaaaaaaacctgtgagTTATGGATTGCAGTCaattttgaaagagaaataacAGATGATCTTATTTTTAGCTGAAGCCTATATGCAACATTTTGACTATTAGagcagtttggtttttttcttgtttgtttgggttttgtttttttgttgttttttttttttttttttttttttggggggggtttctggtttttttttgtgtgtgtttttttgcgCTACAGTAGGCGTCGGTCTCTTTCTGTAGAACATTTGGCATGAAACCCTGCGCAACCATCACTTccattggtaaaaaaaaaattaggacagGACTGATTTTATAGAGAGGATttccagcaaaacaaaacaaaaacaaaaatttgagtTTAACGGCATATGCACTGACAAGGGTAAACTTATGAGCACAGGCAACGGCAAAGCAGGTAATGTGTGGAATTTAAAGAGATAACAAGCTTTCAGTAGTTTCGAGACATCTCAAAAATGGCCTTGTAGAGAATGAAGTCACTtataaagcagaagaaaaaccGCAGTTGCAAGAGTCAAGCTCCTAGGACGAGTGGCTAACAACTGCTGTATACAGTCCCTACTTCCCGTTAGGATCATCCATGTTCATCCAACGACCATAAAGAGTATTTTCAAGCTGTTTTAtacaaactaataaaattacaattaaaacgGATATAAAGGAGTCTTACAGTTGCTGCAAAAGACACCGAAAAAATCTGAATCGGAATATTCAGAATTGCCGACAGGAACATGGAGACAGTCGAGTAGGCTGACTTCTTCACCAAAGCAAACTAATATGTTACGAAGTTCTGGTTTTTCCATTTGTCCAGGTGAATCCCATAACTGCACTGCTTCTTTCCTAAATGtaacagaacaaataaacacttaAATAAAACTGGCTGGATGTGCTCTTGttttttgaatatttcattttaaaaataactttgtcaCATTACCTTTCTTACAGTTATTGTCAAATGTAACATTGTCTGTCATCATCAAAGATAGCAGAAAACTCACCAGGGTAGATTGAGTAAGCGGCAAACCCTTTTGGCTAGATCGTAGTTATAGACCAATAGTGAATACCACTCATAAGCTAATTGTATCTCCACACGCCCCATGTCCTGTCTAGTGCGACTTGTTCCTTTAAGGCGCAGTCGTTCATGGTCTGTGAAAATGTTAAATTGTAAAATTACTTCTTCTAAAATAACAGTGATTTGTCTCGTTATTAAAACCCTTTAGTCCGATGTTgactgcttttttatttgtattacattctttgtcctcttttatttcaaaaaatgtcttttgtttgaaagcgtaaaaaaaatcactggacTTAACAATGACAACAAGATTTAAGGAATGAGTAGGCAACCCCTAAGTAATAAatatacagtttaaaaaaactaatttccAGTAGTTTAACAACACACTCTGAAACTGGGCgataaacaacatttttcttcattttatctttACGAATCTGGGTAGATATAATGTTTCTACTTCATTCATAAACCAACCTATTTGTTTCGCCACTAAAACAGGAAATGTGTTCGGtgcttcaaatataaaaatcaataaatcgTAGTTAATTAACACTGAACGGACAATTTTGTCTTCAATCAATATATACATGTCAAGCAAGAGACAAGGATGATACAAACAACACTAAGCATTGTCTTGAAAGCGATTCATCTTACGATTGCTGCAGATGAGACCAAATCCGTACGGTCTTTTTAAATCATTGTCCCACAATGTGTGGCGACATTGAGTCAAGCTTGACTCTGTGCCCCCACAGTTGATTTGAATGTACTGATTTCTAGGAATGGACTTGAACATTGAAGAATCCACAGCTAGTGCCCTAGAGctgacaaaggaaaaaaagaaagtgtatgATGTGACAGCACGTTGCAACCAagtctgatatatatatatagatatttttttccaaaaactgtcaaaaaagaACGGTATCACTTGtaatctaaaaatatatttatgtgaatGAAATCTAATTTTATTAATGGTCTTCTAATTAATAGTTCTGTTAATAATGACGCGAGGCTATATAATTCCAGAATTTAAATGTACAGCAAAGAATAACACTCACAAGATATTAAAATGCTTGAATAATAAAGTTCTTTCAGCAGGGATCTGTATCTTATTGTGAACTAACCATATTACAAAGACTGCATGACATTACACACCTATTAAAGCCGAGAGTTCTGCATGCCACCGTCGCTACGTAGATACGCAATTGATCTGTGAACACGGGGGCGTAACTTCCGTTGTATAAGACTTCAAGAAGACCGTTACACGGTGACGTCCCTTGAACCAAACGTGCGATAGACTGCACAGCTAAGgataacaaaaccaaaaacaaaaaacaaaacttctgtttatttgtacacaaccaacaaaagtaaaagagaagGAACAATTTGAATTTTAGGGCATCaactcataaaaaaattttacaatttgAAACATGTTGGCGGTTTTGTTTCACGCTTAAACTGTCTGCTAATGTGCTATTGTTAAGGGTTAGTaagtaaaatttacacaaaatattgtgcacttttttgcagggaaaaagtaaaatttttattttcagtcactTTAAACTAATGgtaattgtgaaaaaaaattctacttttaAAGAATGTTGCTTAAAGTTAAATTAGAGTAGGGACAATTAACCGTGAACTGGGCAAGCTGGCACCACATCGACCTTAGACTGTTGCGACACTTGTCTAGCTACCTCATTCAGCACCGCTGTCTTGTCGGGGTCAGCGAAAACATTTGCCACCCTTACGTGGGCGGCTGCCATCCACTTGTAATTGTGTTGTAATGAGGTTTATGCGAATGCTATATGAGTGTGCATTCAAAAAGTTAATCATTGTGCGCAGGACCTACAAGAAGACCTTTACAGCATTATAGGCAATCgtgaacatgtttatttaaattagatgtgtgtgttagtgttgatgtgtatgaaaaaaaatatataacacgGAAATCTGACTTAATCATTACTGTTACAAAAACTACATACTGTCACAGAGGTGGTGACGTGAGACTAAAGAGTGCGTCGATAGTGGCCAAGTCATACATGTCACATGGCTAATAGACTTGTTTTCTAGAGAATGGCAACAGAAAGGGAGGAAACCAGTTAGTAACTGTCGCCGGCAGAGCTTTACTTCCAAGGAGTCACGGAAAGTGGATGGACACTACATGTAGGTTGCATCTTTCTAGAAAGCTGCGGTgttctatttattatttcagatatattataggttgtcttttttctgtatccttttgaaaatatagatattttttaGTAGTTTAATGTTGTTGGAAAAGTCAATATGCGCTATTTACAGGGCCAGAAGATGGGGTATGGAGTCTGGCAGATACCATGGAAAACCTGGACTAGAGATTTAGATCACTTAATCTTAATAATAATCTAGGACACTAAAGTCCAAGGTAAAAACATGCtaaccaaaagtaaaaaaagaagcagaagatgTCACTCATGTCATACAATCAGCGCAATTTTGTGTACAACATTTGAACTCAAGGGGCAGCGTTTATACTAGAAGAAAGTTGAGTCCAAGATATCCCCCACTCCAACTcccacacgcaaacacacatatctttaaaaatagacaaaacatgTTATAATTTAGTGTCACTATCGCATTGATAAATATTCTTACACTGGAAGCATATGACGCCAATGTCCAGTTTCCTGCAAGATTCACTGTCCGTAAGTTGGTCACAGTCGAGGATGCTGGTCTCTTCCCCCTTGCAAGCAAATTGAACCATTAGCTGCTGGGACTGACTTTGTCCAAATAACGAGCCCGGCATAATGGATGCTTCTTCACTACAGATCGCGGTAAAAGAAACATAAGAATGCAAGATTTGTTgtgcatttattaaataacagtttttgaaTATATAGATTTACATACACATAGTCATGCTTATATCagtatttacataatttatcttatacatttataaacactGACACATTTAAGAAATAGATACAATGTAACGAGTCATTTATAATATGTTCGTATtattaaaaacagttaaagCTCTCCATCGTCTAATCACTTCTCTAAGACTTACTGTGTTgggtgtatgtctgtgtgtcctTTGAGCTGATGATTATGTGTGTAAAAGTAATTCTTATTTCTATTAATCATTAGCGACaggtgtttttatttaattttttttattcaataactttttttttcaaaaaactttCTTACATTGGAAGACCGAGTTGTCTACAAACAACTTTCGGAAAATTGTCGTCAGGGACACACACTGTGAACCACTCACTTCCTAGTTGTAGTTCTACTCGACCTCTGTCAGTTAATTGTGAGCCTGTCAAACGCACTTGCTCTCGTTCtgtcaaaatatgttttcattatttcagtACATTTCATCTTAACAACGAACGTATTAGACTACTTAAAAAACGTATCTAATCATTCAAAATTTGTTCAGTACAGGTTTACAAACAGATGATTATAAAAACACTCttgaaacgaaaaaaaaaggaaaacatcatAAATACGGTCGGTGCAGATAATTCCGACGTCCTCGTCATGCTTGCAGTTGTGTGTGTACAGTCCTCTGTGTTGACATTGGAGTAGGTCAGTCTCTGACCCTTGACACCTCACGTCATCCAATAGAATTGAATCTGAGCCTTGTCCATACATTGATGATCTCACAGCCAGGGATCGAGCGCTGTCAGAACAACGAAAATGCACCGTAAAGTAGTAATTACtagttatttaatattttaagcaaTTGAGATCCAACAAACTTAAGATTATTGAAGTATATTGAACAGgcttttttttcgctttttccACAGTCATTTACACTTTAGCAGTCAGGGACTGTCAAGTTCAGAAGGCAATAAAGACAAAGGTAAAGACtataaagactgaaaaagacATACAGGTTTTTGCAAATTAGTTTTTTGAGTCGGAAagattaataatttttactttggCCTCACAGCCACCAAAGCATACAAGTAGGACGCATGACTAATTTAATACATATGATTAAAACCATCTTTACTTAACAGGTTGTAgttctaaacaaaactgtcattATCATATGTTTCTTGATTGATATTAATAGTCGTAATTaccaaatattattttacccTAAAAGTAAGACGCTAAAGCTATTTTGGGTGATAACAGTTCAGACACGGATGACCATTCTACCCCATCATGGTTGCCATCCAGAACTTTCTCTGCATGGTTTGACTCGATCTTTTTTTCCATGTTCCCTGAAGACTAGTTCAAGACCAAGTGTCATACCGAACAACATCAGCTTTTTGATTGTTTACTTTTCCAAGAAGGTTTCATCGTGTTTAATAAGAAGAAACCTTAGGATGTATGGAGATATTATACAGCAGATACATAAAAGCTgttaatgacaaataaaataagtataaagataaaattatacAATTAAAATCACTcacgtgttgaagcccagcatcctACAGGCCACCTCTGCCTCTGTTTTTCCGAATCTGTCGTCGCACACTGTGCTCCATGCTCCATTGTGTAAAATTTCTAGACGACCTTTAGATGTCTCCGAGTTATTTGTCCCTTGTACTAAACGTGCCTTCAGTCCATCTGACAAATAACAGGATTTATGTACTACTCAACCAAATAGTTCTGAGGTCAGGTCTACAGTAACGAGAAAATGTCGTTGATGCAGACTTTTATTGTCTAATATCTATCTTGTAAATCATTCTTAAAAGCTCAAACCTTGTGGAGAAATTGTAAACGGTTTGGTTGTAAcgtagttttatttaaaagtaaaagctttTCATGTAGTCAGTCTTAACTATAACggataaatgaaaatgaagctCAAGCTGGCTCCCACTCTTCTGAGGTACAAGAGTATTTCGAGATGTGTCCTATTAAGAAGactattaaacaaaaacaagtctgccattttaaaaatatttctcaaatcAGAAGTTTTTGACTATTCTCCTGTTTTTTGCTGAGatatggaagaggtgtgtgttGCCTTTTTCCTATCAAATCACTCGCATGTTGATATTCCACCGCGTAACACATCAGATTAGATATACTTGCCTTGTAATCTTCATTTCACAGATATACAGTGTCACAAAATTGTTATCCCTAGACATTGTTGATATACTTAAATACTACCAAtctaatttctttatttttcctataTTAACTTAAAGTAAACCTTCCGTGTGTCAATATGATGCCACAAACCAAAAGAGTTATAAACACAATGGTGAAAACCCTGTCTGCGGTTACTTACCTACATCCTTAAGACAAAGTGCGAGCAAAAAGCAAGTGGCCAGCAGTGTCAAGTCCATGTTGTCAGATGTCGGTCATCGACAGAAACGTCCAGAACACGACAAGACTTCGGAGGACGACTGCGGTATTTAAGGCTTTAGACGTGACAGGGAAGGAAACTTTAGTGAGAAATACGGCATTTCATTGGCTAGAAGGATGGATGGGCGCGCATCTTGGAGAGTCACTGCTGGTTAGGTCCACAAAAATAGAATATGGAAAAGTACTTTGTTTGTTATCTCGAGTGTTGGCATAGGAGAAAGGGTTAGTTGGAAATGTGCAGGAAAGGAATTGAGGATgatgagagagaagggagacacgctgctgctgctgctgctgctgatgatgatgatgatgatgatgatgatgatgatgatgatgatgatgatgataatgggtCACATACCGCATAAAGGTGGAAATCAGACGAGACAAACCAACAGAGGTGTCCTGTTCCCCCCGTCGGTCTATGTAGTCCATCCCTTATCCTCCAGCAGCTTTGTCACACAAGCCCTGGGTATGCACAGAGAAATGGAGAACCCTCAACgtgtttatgttatttaaaggttttattattttgtatgtagaaacaaacaaattgtCAGTCGTAATGAGAAGCCTTTTCCATAACACTTACTTAGATGAGGTCTGTGACCTGTGCAGAATATTGGCTTCTACAACAAGAAACAAGGGATCTGTTAATTAACACCATGAGTAAGACTGCAGTGATAGAGGTAGTTATCTAAATGTATTGAGAATAATTTTGAGAgcgaaaagggagaaaaaaagggggaaaagagAGTGTTGTTGTAAGAACCTGATCTGCACAATGAAGCTAAGTAAAATACAAAGTGGGTTGTTTACAAGTCTCACTAAGTGAAAGTTAGTAACTTATCACACGCTAACAATTTGGCGAGATGGCAGCTTGTATTCTTAAGGCGGCAGGATCACCCAGAatggttgaaaaaaattttttttcgattaTAGTAACTTAAGATGagtcattttattcataaatcttttctctttcagaggGTAAGTTAAACTTTTGCCAGAGCTATGTAGTTTTTTAGATAAATGCATCTATACAGGGTAGGGGTGGCATGTCAGAATGCTCCAAAATGGTGGAAAATAACATTCAGTCACCTGCAGCatgacacacaaataataaccgCTCCCAATATAacttctaaataataattactcCCTACTTCCGTGCACCTCCGCCAAGTTGAAAGCATGGCTTTGTGATTGCTTGTATTCTTATGTATGGGATATAGCGAGATATCAAATTATAAAGACCGAGAGAGATGTAAAAGTTGTTAGCAGACCAGACACATCCCCTCtgttttcctaaaaaaaaataaacttcatcattagaaaaaaaacaggatGTGCCTTGTTTGGTGATTTTTATCTGTTCGACTATACCTCCGGTTTGTTCCTTATTGGGCTTGAGAGCCTGTTTCCTTTCCCCTTTGGCGACTACAATGACTTTCTTCCGCCAAACTTGTCCTACGATGCTCATGTCACACATCCAAAATAAAGGCGCTcttaaactttttcaaaacgaaacacaataaaaacaaatatttcacacatGCTACCATTGGTAATGACATTAAAGAATGTTGGTCTATGTCATACAGCACCGTGGAAACTTCTCTAAAGAGGATAAGCTGGGTTCCAATTACAGTACCATTTTAAGTGCATTAGGTATTTGTTAAGAAAAGGtgactgtaaataaatgtaatgcataataaagaaataacagttTCACATTATATATTGTGGTTTACATATGTTTATgccatttctacttttttttaaaagcaagccTCTAAATACAGGAAGCGCTAAGGATGGGGTGcatatttgtgtgaatgtgtgtgtattagtGTGAGTTTAGTTTGTGTATGGTCTCTTGGAAGAAGGGAGAAGGTTGAGACCAAATCGACATCACATTTAATGTCATTTAGGAcacaaagaactgaaaaaagatgTTAAGTTTGATAGCGAGGAAATCCGTGTTGCTATCACAGGCAACCATCATGTCTAGCAGAAGAGTGAGAAGTGCTCCTCTCTCATGAACTGATCATGTATGCTTGCAAAgtgcaaaatatatatgtgaTACTCTTAGCCTTTTTGGGTGTTAGTGAGTTTAAAATAATGGAgaccaaaaaaattaataaagagaagatttataaaatagaaaagttATGTAATTAAAATGCCATGTGCTGTTTTAACGAAATCACTCATTGAGACAGCTGATAGTCATGATACTCTCAATCTTACAATGTGCGGAACACTACACGGTCACTAACATAAAATTTAAGTAGGTAGACTCATAAAAACATCGGATTTCTTCTGGCTGTAGTGGTTTATTATTTATCCCCTGTTTTTGATTATATTCAAGTTAATAAAACAATCATACAGGTATCTGGCACAATAAAACATTCAAGATGTTCAGCTCATTATAAGTCATGTTTTGGCTCATAATGCGGACTATGTTATAACCCCAAACTGCATATCTGAGACTTGCAAAAATAACTGTATctttaaaatcatatttaaataacacaagaacacacaaaattggatggttaattttttttttatttttactaaagACGAGCAAGCTGGTAAAGGATGAAGAGATGAGATAACAGTAGGTCAATAGTGTCTACGTCAGActtgggcaaaggccggcccgcgggccggatccg
Encoded proteins:
- the LOC112569289 gene encoding deleted in malignant brain tumors 1 protein-like, producing the protein MDLTLLATCFLLALCLKDVDGLKARLVQGTNNSETSKGRLEILHNGAWSTVCDDRFGKTEAEVACRMLGFNTARSLAVRSSMYGQGSDSILLDDVRCQGSETDLLQCQHRGLYTHNCKHDEDVGIICTDQREQVRLTGSQLTDRGRVELQLGSEWFTVCVPDDNFPKVVCRQLGLPIEEASIMPGSLFGQSQSQQLMVQFACKGEETSILDCDQLTDSESCRKLDIGVICFQSVQSIARLVQGTSPCNGLLEVLYNGSYAPVFTDQLRIYVATVACRTLGFNSSRALAVDSSMFKSIPRNQYIQINCGGTESSLTQCRHTLWDNDLKRPYGFGLICSNHHERLRLKGTSRTRQDMGRVEIQLAYEWYSLLVYNYDLAKRVCRLLNLPWKEAVQLWDSPGQMEKPELRNILVCFGEEVSLLDCLHVPVGNSEYSDSDFFGVFCSNSPSLLIHPGEIMYPFDEGTNVTLKCGYRKWTLYNVTWPENAGGVSNGNELRIDKVTRAHNGSHVKCEAMYNAGNLQSTSLTSDTLELQVYYKPSILITSNLTTCRPQPPQNVCVVTHNTSVTIVCEADSNPPPANITWSGPVSSGTQELHLTPANSSTHQGLYTCSVFTQELDGDKRLPLSSNYTFSVIIQDRPAVLSFQLNNVDNKSVTVSENFKVKMSCLASGRPNMVIMKELNKEKLQIQSQEDIMSIKGEKNYLNHSISNVACQQSGDYRCEVNNDLGNDSQTVRLLVQCAPKTETQVVVPSVDISSNERHFSINLTSYPAPQLTNVTHQSVDGKVRPRNSFLNKLQVTWRSMPATPASVTCDLSVANVTQADTGLYTIVFSNSLGNTSFNFLLTSKGVWKWQLNYVMMSH